One window of Pyxicephalus adspersus chromosome 4, UCB_Pads_2.0, whole genome shotgun sequence genomic DNA carries:
- the SDE2 gene encoding splicing regulator SDE2 (The sequence of the model RefSeq protein was modified relative to this genomic sequence to represent the inferred CDS: added 118 bases not found in genome assembly) has product MEGKMAAAVVRVWKRDPVNVRVYQAELPQGSTVTELLPSSEPEISCCDFYVTCNGRPVSSDKALQNGFTYSVEPRLCGGKGGFGSMLRALGAQIEKTTNREACRDLSGRRLRDVNHEKAMAEWIKKQAEREAEKEQRRLERLKRKLEEPKHYFTDPEYNRQRSDMSERLEDSVIKGLQASSSTVVSPESSDCRKRKKSPSGKGKSSKKFLWTGVEGLEVSSSSDSDSESPSTSASYQSQEQRLHSSGSDSDEQAQCSSSTSVTEEQSPRPSNSSKRDEEVTDDEQPDSDSGNTEVVEEATDKGQPASDSGLAEHSEMIPEPEKQTNTSDPPKESSGTDTAPFDLMSFSSAVELEALGLEKLKTELMALGLKCGGMLQERAARLFSVRGLSRDQIDPALFAKPAKAKKK; this is encoded by the exons ATGGAAGGAAAAATGGCGGCGGCTGTAGTGAGAGTGTGGAAGAGGGATCCGGTGAATGTGCGGGTATATCAGGCGGAGCTGCCACAGGGGTCCACCGTAACGGAGCTCCTTCCCTCTAGCGAGCCG GTTTCGGCTCCATGCTTAGGGCACTGGGGGCTCAAATTGAGAAGACCACAAACCGAGAGGCCTGTCGTGATCTCAGTGGTAGGAGACTGAGAGATGTCAACCACGAGAAGGC AATGGCAGAATGGATCAAGAAACAAGCAGAGCGTGAAGCGGAGAAGGAACAGAGGCGGCTGGAAAGACTAAAACGTAAACTAGAAGAGCCAAAACATTACTTCACTGACCCCGAATATAACCGACAGCGCAGTGACATGTCTGAGAGGCTGGAGGACTCTGTCATCAAAG GTCTTCAAGCGTCTTCAAGCACAGTGGTTTCCCCAGAGTCAAGTGACTGTCGAAAACGCAAGAAGTCACCGAGTGGCAAAGGAAAATCCAGCAAAAAATTCCTTTG GACTGGAGTGGAAGGATTGGAAGTGTCCTCAAGCTCTGACAGTGACTCCGAATCTCCCAGCACATCAGCATCCTATCAAAGTCAAGAGCAGAGACTGCACAGCTCTGGGAGTGATTCCGATGAGCAGGCCCAGTGTTCCTCCTCCACCTCCGTGACTGAAGAGCAAAGTCCAAGGCCGAGCAACAGCTCCAAACGAGACGAAGAAGTTACAGATGATGAACAGCCAGATTCTGATTCTGGTAACACAGAAGTTGTTGAAGAGGCCACAGACAAAGGACAGCCAGCGTCTGACTCCGGCTTGGCAGAACATTCAGAGATGATCCCAGAGCCAGAGAAACAAACAAATACCTCAGACCCACCAAAGGAGTCCTCTGGCACG GATACTGCTCCCTTCGACCTCATGTCATTCTCCTCTGCTGTGGAGTTGGAGGCTCTGGGTCTTGAGAAGTTAAAGACGGAACTGATGGCGCTGGGCCTGAAGTGTGGTGGGATGTTGCAGGAGCGTGCAGCCAGACTCTTCTCTGTTCGTGGACTTTCCAGAGATCAAATAGATCCGGCTCTCTTTGCCAAACCAGCCAAAGCAAAGAAGAAATAA